A stretch of DNA from Shewanella sediminis HAW-EB3:
ATGTGATAACTCCACTTTATTCGTTTCTGACACCGAAAGAATGTACATATTGGAATATTCATCCTCATCGATAGAATCGATTTCCGGTCCGCCCAGAGCAGAGATAATTAATGGGAGCGTATTTGAATGAGCCGCAACCAATACGTTACCCTTTCGGGCCTGAATTTTTTTTACGGTTGCGTCTATATGTGCCGTTATCCCGGCATTTATATCAATAATCATCACAGGTAAATTCCTCTGTTCACTCATTGGGTGAAGCGTTTCCTGCGTGCGTTTATATGGCGTGGCGATTAAGCCACTGAGCTGTGTCTTCTTCAGAGTGGAAAGTAAAGATTTTGCCCTTAACTCGCCTTTTGGGCTAAGACTCGGATCTTTGGAGGTCGATGCTGATTTCTCTGCATGTCTGACTAAAACGATAATTTTAATAGCCGTTGGCGATATAGAGTCTTGAATTTCTTCAGCGTATAAGCCTTTAGGGATCAGTGTAATAAGGCCGAGGCACAGAATTAACAGTCTCATCATGTTGCTCTTTTTGGGAGAGGGTTGCTTGTAACAGTAGCTAATCGCAGCTTAATAAAACAGAAATTATTATGATTAAACACTAAAGCAGATTAAAAAGTAGCCGATAATAGTTAAGTGGAAATATCTTTTTGAGAGGCTGTAATGGAAATTCGTAATCATGGCGCAGAGGTGTCACAAGTAGCTCGCAATAAAACTGAGTCAGCTGAGAATCATGGTAAAACCGTGTCTGAAGTTGCCAAAAACAAAACAGCTTACTCGACAAGTAAACAACTGATGAACACGGCAATAATTTCGGCTCAACAGGAAGTCAATCTAAGTTCCAGTGACGAACCTATGATGTTGTTATATCGTGCGGCCATCGAAGCCATTAATGAAGAGTTAGCGCCCACTATGGGAGAGAATGCGCTTCAGAATGCTTATGACAGTGGTGTTGATACATCTCCGGAAGCGACGGCAGATAGAATTGTCGGTTTCGCGACTCAATTCTTTACTCTTCATCAGGAACAAAACTCCAATATGGATTTCGATGAACAGCTCAATTCGTTTATGGATATTATCGGCGGGGCAATCGATCAGGGGTTCAGTGAAGCCAAAGATATTCTGACGAGTCTGCAAGTTCTGGAGGGAGATATCGAGTCCGGTGTTGAACAAACTTACTCCTTGGTTCAAGAGGGGTTGGCAACATTTAGAGACAGTTTTACCAGTGGTGACGAAACCCAAATATAACCTTGTGAACATCTTATTTTAAGCCTCATTAGAGGCTTTTTTTATCTCTTTTATTAGCCACAATTTGCCGTTTATGTTAAAGATAAATCATATAAGATTTGTTAATGGGAGCTTTGAATGTGGATTGAGGGTGAAGTCATTGAACGAATCGATTGGAATGACAAGCTGTTTTCATTAAAAATTAAAGCCGATATTGAGCCTTTTATCGCGGGTCAATTTATTAAGCTAAGTCAGGTCATCGATGATAAAAGAATTGGTAGGGCCTATTCTATCGTTAATGCGCCTGGCAGTGATTTTATTGAGGTGCTTGCAGTTTCGGTTGCCGATGGGCAACTATCTCCAAATCTGCAACAACTTAACGTCGGCGAAGTTATAGATGTGTCGACAAAAGCCACAGGGTTTATGACCTTAGATGAGATCCCCGCCTCCTCTTCAGAGGGAAAGCAGCTCTGGTTAATGGCTACCGGCACCGCAGTCGGCCCCTTTATTTCAATGTTAGACACCCTTGAGCCTTGGTCGAGATTCGAAAGGGTCATTTTAGTGTACGGTGTCAGAGAGGCAAAAGATTTAGCTTATCTCGAGAAGTTAGAGCAGATGAAGCTGCAATACCCTGAGCAATTCAAGTTGGTGCTCTCCGTCACGCGCGAGAACTTTTCTGGTTCGATGAGCTGCCGAATTCCGGCAGGTTTACAATCCGGAGAAATTGAAAGATATGTCGGCATTAGTATTAGCCCGGAAAAATCTCAAGTCATGCTGTGCGGTAACCCTGAGATGGTCCGCGATGCGAATAATATCCTTTTAGAGAGGGGACTAACTAAGAATCTTCGTCGTGCACCTGGTCAAATCACTCAGGAGAAATACTGGTAAGCGACAGCTTGAGTGCTTTTCAGCATGATCATTTTTACT
This window harbors:
- a CDS encoding ferredoxin--NADP reductase, with the protein product MWIEGEVIERIDWNDKLFSLKIKADIEPFIAGQFIKLSQVIDDKRIGRAYSIVNAPGSDFIEVLAVSVADGQLSPNLQQLNVGEVIDVSTKATGFMTLDEIPASSSEGKQLWLMATGTAVGPFISMLDTLEPWSRFERVILVYGVREAKDLAYLEKLEQMKLQYPEQFKLVLSVTRENFSGSMSCRIPAGLQSGEIERYVGISISPEKSQVMLCGNPEMVRDANNILLERGLTKNLRRAPGQITQEKYW
- a CDS encoding histidine phosphatase family protein, with amino-acid sequence MMRLLILCLGLITLIPKGLYAEEIQDSISPTAIKIIVLVRHAEKSASTSKDPSLSPKGELRAKSLLSTLKKTQLSGLIATPYKRTQETLHPMSEQRNLPVMIIDINAGITAHIDATVKKIQARKGNVLVAAHSNTLPLIISALGGPEIDSIDEDEYSNMYILSVSETNKVELSHTSYGQQR
- a CDS encoding DUF5610 domain-containing protein, producing MEIRNHGAEVSQVARNKTESAENHGKTVSEVAKNKTAYSTSKQLMNTAIISAQQEVNLSSSDEPMMLLYRAAIEAINEELAPTMGENALQNAYDSGVDTSPEATADRIVGFATQFFTLHQEQNSNMDFDEQLNSFMDIIGGAIDQGFSEAKDILTSLQVLEGDIESGVEQTYSLVQEGLATFRDSFTSGDETQI